The Streptomyces sp. NBC_00670 genome window below encodes:
- a CDS encoding APC family permease, with the protein MTTGSSSTSESGSRPGPGPRPPGSTDGRTGTGTDGRTGTGISTFKGEARALRADRLGTTGLLLSVLAATAPLMVVAGVMPTTFGVMGIEGQPLLFVALGLVLALFSLGYAEMSRHVHNAGAFYAYISRGLGGTAGAAAALVALVAYSALQVGIYGIFGYEVSGLFATYLDTDLVWWIPSLAAVLLVGALGWLKIDLNARVLGVLLVIEVALVVIFDVAAVGDPAKEGLSLHAFNPDTLTGAGVGTALCFCVAAFLGFEQAPVYAEETSRPHLLVPRVMFLAVGFVAVFFALSCWALTVAAGPSAIVPTAQKQSAGLLFFLTEDVLGSTFTDVLHVLFVTGMFAAMLSFHNVVARYAFAMGREGLLPAAFGRTTGSSGAPGTGSLLQTTVSLLVVAGFAVADDHPHGDPTAPVLHLFTWGGSVGALGVTVLMVAASLSVIVFFARRGAARAQAWRLATSALSGAALAVIVGYTVKDFDVLVGSGPGSALSWALPAIIAVAALAGVVQGLLIRARNPGAHARIGLGNEAFRLEEAAAHTPDDEEPK; encoded by the coding sequence ATGACGACGGGCAGTTCGAGCACCAGCGAGAGCGGAAGCAGACCGGGCCCCGGACCCCGCCCGCCGGGCAGCACCGACGGCCGGACAGGCACCGGCACCGACGGCCGCACCGGCACCGGCATCAGCACCTTCAAGGGCGAGGCACGCGCACTCCGCGCCGACCGCCTCGGCACGACGGGCCTGCTGCTGTCCGTCCTCGCCGCCACCGCCCCCCTCATGGTGGTCGCCGGCGTCATGCCCACCACGTTCGGCGTGATGGGCATCGAGGGCCAGCCCCTCCTCTTCGTCGCCCTCGGCCTCGTCCTGGCCCTGTTCTCCCTCGGCTACGCCGAGATGAGCCGCCACGTCCACAACGCCGGCGCCTTCTACGCGTACATCTCCCGCGGCCTGGGCGGCACGGCAGGCGCCGCCGCGGCCCTCGTCGCCCTCGTCGCGTACAGCGCGCTGCAGGTCGGGATCTACGGCATCTTCGGCTACGAGGTGTCCGGCCTGTTCGCCACCTACCTCGACACCGACCTCGTCTGGTGGATCCCCTCGCTGGCCGCCGTTCTCCTCGTCGGCGCGCTCGGCTGGCTGAAGATCGACCTCAACGCGCGGGTGCTCGGCGTCCTGCTGGTCATCGAGGTCGCGCTCGTCGTCATCTTCGACGTGGCCGCCGTGGGCGACCCCGCCAAGGAGGGCCTGTCGCTGCACGCCTTCAACCCCGACACGCTCACCGGCGCGGGCGTCGGCACCGCGCTGTGCTTCTGCGTCGCCGCCTTCCTCGGCTTCGAACAGGCGCCCGTCTACGCCGAGGAGACCAGCCGCCCGCATCTCCTCGTGCCGCGCGTGATGTTCCTGGCCGTCGGCTTCGTCGCCGTCTTCTTCGCGCTCAGCTGCTGGGCGCTCACGGTCGCCGCCGGGCCCTCCGCGATCGTGCCCACCGCACAGAAACAGAGCGCGGGACTGCTGTTCTTCCTCACCGAGGACGTCCTCGGCTCCACCTTCACCGACGTCCTGCACGTCCTGTTCGTCACCGGCATGTTCGCGGCGATGCTCAGCTTCCACAACGTCGTCGCCCGCTACGCCTTCGCCATGGGCCGCGAGGGGCTGCTGCCCGCCGCGTTCGGCCGCACCACCGGTTCCAGCGGCGCGCCCGGCACCGGCTCGCTGCTCCAGACCACGGTGTCGCTGCTGGTCGTGGCGGGCTTCGCGGTCGCCGACGACCATCCGCACGGCGACCCCACCGCGCCCGTGCTGCACCTGTTCACCTGGGGCGGCAGCGTCGGCGCGCTCGGCGTCACGGTGCTGATGGTCGCCGCCTCCCTCTCGGTGATCGTCTTCTTCGCCCGCCGCGGCGCCGCCCGTGCCCAGGCCTGGCGACTGGCGACCTCCGCACTCTCCGGCGCCGCGCTCGCGGTGATCGTCGGCTACACCGTCAAGGACTTCGACGTCCTCGTCGGCTCCGGACCCGGCTCGGCCCTGAGCTGGGCGCTCCCCGCGATCATCGCCGTGGCCGCGCTCGCCGGCGTCGTCCAGGGCCTGCTCATCCGCGCGCGGAACCCCGGGGCCCACGCCCGGATCGGCCTGGGCAACGAGGCGTTCCGCCTGGAGGAGGCGGCGGCGCACACGCCGGACGACGAGGAACCGAAGTAG
- a CDS encoding FAD-binding dehydrogenase, which yields MAYDADVIVIGAGLAGLAATAELVDAGRKVLLLDQEPEQSMGGQAFWSFGGLFLVDSPEQRRMRIKDSHALALQDWMGTAAFDRPEDHWPRRWAEAYVDFAAGEKRSWLYRQGVRFFPLVNWAERGGYGAIGHGNSVPRFHITWGTGPGVVAPFERRVREGVARGLVRLAFRHRVTGLSRSGGALDTVSGEVLEPSDVERGRATSRTVTGAFEYRAQAVIVTSGGIGGNFDLVRAHWPKRLGTPPEHMISGVPAHVDGRMLGIAETVGAHVINRDRMWHYTEGVQNWDPIWDKHGIRILPGPSSLWLDARGRRLPVPLFPGFDTLGTLEHIMRTGYDYTWFVLDRKIIGKEFALSGSEQNPDLTGKSVRDVLGRARTDVPGPVRAFMDHGADFVVEKDLGALVRRMNALTEEPLIDEAELRREIVARDREVANPYTKDLQVTAIRGARRFLGDRLIRTAPPHRILDPAAGPLIAVKLHILTRKTLGGLETDLSSRVLTDSGEPLPGLYAAGEAAGFGGGGVHGYRALEGTFLGGCLFSGRTAGRAAARTVA from the coding sequence ATGGCCTACGACGCTGACGTGATCGTGATCGGGGCGGGCCTCGCAGGTCTCGCGGCGACGGCGGAACTGGTGGACGCCGGCCGCAAGGTGCTCCTCCTCGACCAGGAGCCCGAGCAGTCCATGGGCGGCCAGGCGTTCTGGTCGTTCGGCGGACTGTTCCTCGTCGACTCGCCCGAGCAGCGCCGTATGCGGATCAAGGACAGTCACGCGCTCGCCCTCCAGGACTGGATGGGCACGGCCGCGTTCGACCGTCCGGAGGACCACTGGCCGCGCCGCTGGGCCGAGGCGTACGTCGACTTCGCGGCCGGGGAGAAGCGCTCCTGGCTGTACCGGCAGGGCGTGCGGTTCTTCCCCCTCGTGAACTGGGCCGAGCGCGGCGGCTACGGCGCCATCGGGCACGGCAACTCCGTGCCGCGCTTCCACATCACGTGGGGGACCGGGCCCGGGGTGGTCGCACCGTTCGAGCGCCGGGTACGGGAGGGTGTCGCGCGCGGGCTCGTGCGGCTGGCGTTCCGGCACCGGGTCACCGGGCTGTCCCGTTCCGGCGGCGCCCTCGACACCGTCTCCGGCGAGGTGCTGGAGCCCTCGGACGTCGAGCGCGGGCGCGCCACCAGCCGTACCGTCACCGGCGCCTTCGAGTACCGGGCCCAGGCGGTGATCGTCACCTCCGGCGGCATCGGCGGCAACTTCGACCTGGTCCGCGCCCACTGGCCGAAGCGGCTCGGCACCCCGCCCGAGCACATGATCTCCGGCGTCCCCGCGCACGTCGACGGCAGGATGCTCGGCATCGCCGAGACGGTCGGCGCGCACGTGATCAACCGCGACCGGATGTGGCACTACACCGAGGGCGTCCAGAACTGGGACCCCATCTGGGACAAGCACGGCATCCGCATCCTGCCCGGCCCCTCCTCGCTCTGGCTCGACGCGCGCGGCCGGCGGCTGCCCGTGCCGCTCTTCCCCGGCTTCGACACCCTCGGCACGCTCGAACACATCATGCGCACCGGGTACGACTACACGTGGTTCGTCCTCGACCGGAAGATCATCGGCAAGGAGTTCGCGCTCTCCGGCTCCGAGCAGAACCCGGACCTGACGGGGAAGTCTGTGCGCGACGTGCTCGGGCGGGCGCGCACGGACGTGCCGGGGCCGGTGCGGGCCTTCATGGACCACGGCGCCGACTTCGTCGTCGAGAAGGACCTCGGCGCGCTGGTGCGCCGCATGAACGCGCTCACCGAGGAGCCGCTGATCGACGAGGCGGAACTGCGCCGCGAGATCGTCGCGCGCGACCGCGAGGTGGCCAACCCGTACACCAAGGACCTCCAGGTCACCGCGATTCGCGGGGCCCGCCGATTCCTCGGCGACCGGCTGATCCGCACGGCGCCGCCGCACCGCATCCTCGACCCCGCGGCGGGGCCGCTGATCGCGGTCAAGCTGCACATCCTCACCCGCAAGACCCTCGGCGGCCTGGAGACCGACCTCTCCTCGCGCGTCCTGACCGACAGCGGTGAGCCCTTGCCCGGCCTCTACGCCGCGGGCGAGGCCGCCGGGTTCGGCGGCGGCGGCGTCCACGGCTACCGGGCCCTGGAGGGCACGTTCCTCGGCGGCTGCCTCTTCTCCGGCCGCACAGCCGGCCGCGCGGCAGCCCGCACGGTGGCATAA
- a CDS encoding DMT family transporter, whose protein sequence is MSVLVLVLSVSAAVCLGVGFVLQQNAAQQAPLSDFLSPRLLLDLMRVPRWLGGIGCMIAGMVLGAVALSQGEVSLVEPLLATNLLFALVLSRHWPRGAGARRPLGRQGWSGLLMLAGGVTAFIVAGRPSGGQAVADPVRHWAIIGSMAGLALLLTTAAKRSRMSAAPVLLALAAGLLYGMQDALTRVSGQRFTHGGFTELFTGWEPYGVVVCGATGLLLVQSAFETASLRMSLPALTAAEPLAGITCGVGFLGDRLRTDVGALTWEATGLAAIVVGIVLLGAHPAMPCGGDATSRAAKRDRDLQAY, encoded by the coding sequence GTGTCGGTACTGGTTCTGGTTCTCTCGGTGAGCGCCGCCGTCTGTCTGGGCGTCGGGTTCGTGCTCCAGCAGAACGCCGCCCAGCAGGCGCCGCTGAGCGACTTCCTCTCCCCCCGGCTGCTGCTCGACCTGATGCGGGTGCCGCGCTGGCTGGGCGGGATCGGGTGCATGATCGCCGGCATGGTGCTGGGCGCGGTCGCGCTGTCCCAGGGCGAGGTGTCCCTGGTCGAGCCGCTGCTCGCCACGAACCTGCTGTTCGCGCTGGTGCTGTCCCGGCACTGGCCGCGCGGCGCGGGGGCCCGCCGGCCGCTGGGCCGACAGGGCTGGTCGGGGCTGCTGATGCTGGCGGGCGGCGTCACCGCGTTCATCGTGGCGGGCCGGCCGAGCGGCGGGCAGGCGGTCGCCGATCCGGTACGGCACTGGGCGATCATCGGCTCGATGGCGGGGCTCGCGCTGCTGCTGACGACGGCGGCGAAACGTTCCCGGATGAGCGCGGCGCCGGTGCTGCTGGCGCTCGCGGCGGGGCTGCTGTACGGCATGCAGGACGCGCTCACCCGGGTGAGCGGGCAGCGGTTCACCCACGGCGGCTTCACGGAACTGTTCACCGGCTGGGAGCCGTACGGGGTGGTGGTGTGCGGGGCGACGGGGCTGCTGCTGGTGCAGAGCGCGTTCGAGACGGCGTCCCTGCGGATGTCGCTCCCCGCGCTGACGGCGGCGGAGCCGTTGGCGGGCATCACGTGCGGGGTGGGGTTCCTCGGTGACCGGCTGCGCACGGATGTCGGCGCGCTGACCTGGGAGGCGACGGGGCTGGCGGCGATCGTGGTCGGCATCGTGCTGCTGGGTGCGCATCCGGCGATGCCGTGCGGAGGCGACGCGACGAGCCGCGCGGCGAAGCGGGACCGTGATCTGCAAGCGTATTGA
- a CDS encoding NUDIX hydrolase: MTASHETPAPDPADEILDVVDVDDRVVGQAPRGEVYARGLRHRCVFIQARDATDRVFVHRRTPTKLVFPSLYDMFVGGVVGTGESYDDAALREAEEELGVSGLPRPEPLFRFLYEDPATGHGWWSAVYEVRCVLPVRPQVEEVAWHGFLTEGEVEARLGEWEWVPDGLAAYERLREWRIGSRT, translated from the coding sequence ATGACTGCCTCGCACGAAACCCCCGCCCCCGACCCCGCCGACGAGATCCTCGACGTCGTGGACGTCGACGACCGCGTCGTCGGACAGGCCCCCCGCGGCGAGGTCTACGCCCGCGGCCTCCGCCACCGCTGCGTCTTCATCCAGGCCCGTGACGCCACGGACCGCGTCTTCGTGCACCGCCGCACCCCCACCAAGCTCGTCTTCCCCTCCCTCTACGACATGTTCGTCGGCGGTGTCGTCGGCACCGGCGAGTCGTACGACGACGCGGCGCTGCGCGAGGCGGAGGAGGAACTCGGCGTCTCGGGGCTGCCGCGCCCCGAGCCGTTGTTCCGGTTCCTGTACGAGGACCCGGCGACGGGGCACGGCTGGTGGTCGGCGGTGTACGAGGTGCGGTGCGTGCTGCCGGTGCGGCCGCAGGTGGAGGAGGTCGCGTGGCACGGGTTCCTCACCGAGGGCGAGGTGGAGGCGCGGCTCGGGGAGTGGGAGTGGGTGCCGGACGGACTGGCGGCGTACGAGCGGCTGCGGGAGTGGCGGATAGGGTCCCGTACGTGA
- a CDS encoding YidH family protein, translating to MSDLVRNVRSWFVPEEVRGEGNTPDYRFSLANERTFLAWLRTALALIGGGFAVDQFLPDLGRAWRIGLALALLAAGVLCALRAVNHWVRCERAMRRGEDLPVSRFPALLGIAIGVVAVAMVVVVLLGWEG from the coding sequence GTGAGTGATCTCGTGCGGAACGTCCGGTCGTGGTTCGTGCCGGAGGAGGTGCGGGGGGAAGGGAACACGCCCGACTACCGGTTCTCGTTGGCCAACGAGCGGACCTTTCTCGCCTGGCTGCGGACCGCCCTCGCCCTGATCGGCGGGGGCTTCGCCGTGGACCAGTTCCTGCCGGACCTGGGCCGGGCCTGGCGCATCGGGCTGGCGCTCGCCCTGCTCGCCGCCGGTGTGCTGTGCGCGCTGCGGGCCGTCAACCACTGGGTGCGGTGCGAGCGGGCGATGCGGCGGGGCGAGGACCTGCCGGTCTCGCGCTTCCCCGCGCTGCTCGGCATCGCGATCGGCGTCGTCGCCGTCGCGATGGTCGTCGTCGTGCTGCTCGGCTGGGAAGGATGA
- a CDS encoding DUF202 domain-containing protein yields MTGRPAPRPDPGPEPEPPRTPGPVRDPGLQPERTRLAWRRTTLSCTVAAVLAVKTALHGGSAAGYAVCLACGALWLAFLALAHVRIRTLASAPAAGPPRMPARHAALAALATVALAVCAAVLVV; encoded by the coding sequence ATGACCGGCCGCCCGGCACCACGGCCGGACCCCGGCCCCGAGCCGGAACCCCCACGTACCCCCGGCCCCGTCCGCGACCCCGGCCTTCAGCCCGAGCGCACCCGGCTCGCCTGGCGGCGTACGACCCTGTCGTGCACCGTCGCCGCCGTGCTCGCCGTGAAGACCGCGCTGCACGGCGGTTCCGCGGCCGGCTACGCCGTCTGCCTGGCCTGCGGCGCGCTGTGGCTGGCCTTCCTCGCCCTGGCGCACGTCCGCATCCGCACCCTCGCCTCGGCCCCGGCCGCCGGTCCGCCGCGCATGCCCGCCCGGCACGCCGCGCTCGCCGCGCTGGCCACGGTGGCCCTCGCCGTGTGCGCGGCCGTCCTGGTGGTGTGA
- a CDS encoding phosphotransferase family protein yields MSPDHPPGLDPDRLRELLDRERPGLVHGPLTGRLIEGGRSNLTYAVSDGTTRWVVRRPPLGHVLATAHDMRREHRVISALHPTAVPVPRPVLLCEDPENEAAPGAPFYVMEFVEGTPYRTADQLAPLGPERTRAAVLGLVDTLVELHAVDPAEVGLADFGRPEGFLDRQLRRWGKQLDASRNRDLPGIDELHAALGRRLPRSPAPAVVHGDYRLDNVLLGDDDRITAILDWEMSTLGDPLTDLGLLTMYSVPLGLPDSPVSTTATAPGHPSPAELVERYAARSGRDVLAVSWYTAFAWFKLAVILEGIHYRYTLGRTVGAGFDRIGDLVPVFIEHGLTTLKHGSEEG; encoded by the coding sequence ATGAGTCCAGATCACCCGCCAGGTCTCGATCCCGACCGGCTGCGCGAGCTGCTCGACCGCGAGCGGCCCGGTCTTGTGCACGGTCCCCTGACCGGCCGGCTGATCGAGGGCGGACGGTCGAACCTGACGTACGCGGTCTCCGACGGCACCACCAGGTGGGTCGTACGACGGCCCCCGCTCGGCCATGTCCTGGCCACCGCGCACGACATGCGGCGCGAGCACCGGGTGATCAGCGCGCTGCACCCCACCGCCGTGCCCGTGCCACGCCCCGTACTGCTGTGCGAGGACCCGGAGAACGAGGCGGCGCCCGGGGCGCCGTTCTACGTCATGGAGTTCGTCGAGGGCACCCCGTACCGGACGGCCGACCAGCTCGCGCCGCTCGGTCCGGAGCGGACCCGGGCCGCGGTGCTGGGCCTCGTCGACACGCTCGTCGAGCTGCACGCCGTGGACCCGGCGGAGGTCGGGCTCGCGGACTTCGGCCGGCCCGAGGGCTTCCTCGACCGGCAGCTGCGGCGCTGGGGCAAGCAGCTCGACGCCTCCCGCAACCGCGACCTGCCCGGCATCGACGAGCTGCACGCCGCGCTCGGCCGCCGGCTGCCGCGCTCCCCCGCGCCCGCCGTCGTGCACGGCGACTACCGGCTGGACAACGTCCTGCTCGGCGACGACGACCGGATCACCGCCATCCTGGACTGGGAGATGTCCACGCTCGGCGACCCGCTCACCGACCTGGGCCTGCTGACGATGTACAGCGTGCCGCTCGGGCTGCCCGACTCCCCCGTCTCCACCACGGCCACGGCCCCGGGGCACCCGTCCCCGGCGGAGCTGGTCGAGCGGTACGCCGCGCGCTCGGGGCGCGACGTCCTGGCCGTCTCCTGGTACACGGCGTTCGCCTGGTTCAAGCTCGCCGTGATCCTGGAGGGCATCCACTACCGGTACACGCTCGGCCGGACGGTCGGCGCCGGCTTCGACCGGATCGGCGATCTCGTCCCGGTCTTCATCGAGCACGGCCTGACCACCCTGAAGCACGGCTCCGAGGAGGGCTGA
- a CDS encoding acyl-CoA dehydrogenase family protein: MDFAFDARTEELRAQLLAFMDEHVYPAEAVAEEQRARLASPWETPAVVEELKAEARRQGLWNLFLPDDEYGAGLTNLQYAPLAEITGRSPQLAPTALNCAAPDTGNMEVLAQFGDERQRKQWLEPLLSGEIRSAFAMTEPEVASSDATNIETRIERDGDHYVITGRKWYISGAMNPDCKIFIVMGKTDPDGDDVRRQQSMVLVPRDTPGVTVKRAMRVFGYEDHYHGGHAEVVFDRVRVPVSNLVGEEGGGFAIAQARLGPGRIHHCMRLIGMAERAIELMCRRAVSRTAFGKALAQQGVVHNWIADARVAVEQLRLLVLKTAWMMDTVGNRGAHTEIQAIKIATPRTVVGILDRAIQLHGAGGVSQDFPLAELYAGARTLMLADGPDEVHQRSLARRELKRYR, from the coding sequence ATGGACTTCGCGTTCGACGCGCGCACCGAGGAGCTGCGCGCACAGCTGCTGGCCTTCATGGACGAGCACGTGTACCCCGCCGAGGCGGTCGCCGAGGAGCAGCGGGCGCGGCTCGCCTCGCCGTGGGAGACCCCGGCGGTGGTGGAGGAGCTCAAGGCCGAGGCCCGCAGGCAGGGCCTGTGGAACCTCTTCCTGCCCGACGACGAGTACGGCGCCGGGCTCACCAACCTCCAGTACGCGCCGCTCGCCGAGATCACCGGCCGTTCCCCGCAGCTCGCGCCGACCGCGCTGAACTGCGCGGCGCCGGACACCGGCAACATGGAGGTGCTGGCCCAGTTCGGCGACGAGCGGCAGCGGAAGCAGTGGCTGGAGCCGCTGCTGTCCGGTGAGATCCGCTCGGCGTTCGCGATGACCGAACCGGAGGTGGCGTCGTCGGACGCCACGAACATCGAGACGCGGATCGAGCGCGACGGCGACCACTACGTCATCACCGGGCGCAAGTGGTACATCTCCGGGGCGATGAACCCCGACTGCAAGATCTTCATCGTGATGGGCAAGACGGACCCGGACGGTGACGACGTGCGCCGGCAGCAGTCCATGGTGCTCGTGCCGCGGGACACGCCCGGGGTGACGGTGAAGCGGGCGATGCGGGTCTTCGGATACGAGGACCACTACCACGGTGGGCACGCGGAGGTCGTCTTCGACCGGGTGCGCGTGCCGGTGTCGAACCTGGTCGGCGAGGAGGGCGGCGGCTTCGCCATCGCACAGGCGCGGCTCGGCCCGGGCCGTATCCACCACTGCATGCGGCTGATCGGCATGGCCGAGCGGGCGATCGAGCTGATGTGCCGGCGGGCGGTGTCGCGGACGGCGTTCGGCAAGGCGCTGGCGCAGCAGGGGGTCGTCCACAACTGGATCGCGGACGCGCGGGTCGCCGTCGAGCAGCTGCGGCTGTTGGTGCTGAAGACGGCCTGGATGATGGACACGGTGGGCAACCGGGGCGCGCACACGGAGATCCAGGCGATCAAGATCGCGACCCCGCGGACGGTGGTCGGCATTCTCGACCGCGCGATTCAGCTGCACGGGGCGGGTGGCGTGAGCCAGGACTTCCCCCTGGCGGAGCTGTACGCGGGCGCCCGCACCCTGATGCTGGCCGACGGCCCCGACGAGGTCCACCAACGCTCGCTGGCACGACGGGAGTTGAAGCGGTACAGGTAG
- a CDS encoding TetR/AcrR family transcriptional regulator, translated as MPRTTDGDGTPVPQRLLAAATRLFAEQGYDRTSVQEIVEAAGVTKGALYHYFGSKDDLLHEVYARVLRVQQERLDAFADADEPVEKRLRGAAADVVVTTIENLDDASIFFRSMHHLSPEKNKQVRAERRRYHERFRALIEEGQREGVFSTATPADLVVDYHFGSVHHLSTWYRPGGPLGPQQVADHLADLLLRALRP; from the coding sequence GTGCCCAGAACCACGGACGGAGACGGCACGCCCGTACCGCAGCGGCTCCTCGCCGCCGCCACCCGGCTCTTCGCCGAACAGGGCTACGACCGCACGTCGGTGCAGGAGATCGTCGAGGCGGCGGGCGTCACCAAGGGCGCGCTCTACCACTACTTCGGCTCCAAGGACGACCTGCTGCACGAGGTGTACGCGCGCGTGCTCCGCGTCCAGCAGGAACGCCTGGACGCGTTCGCGGACGCCGACGAGCCGGTGGAGAAGCGCCTGCGCGGGGCGGCGGCGGACGTCGTCGTCACGACGATCGAGAACCTCGACGACGCGTCGATCTTCTTCCGCTCGATGCACCACCTCAGCCCCGAGAAGAACAAGCAGGTACGCGCCGAACGCCGCCGCTACCACGAACGCTTCCGCGCGCTGATCGAGGAGGGCCAGCGCGAGGGCGTCTTCTCCACCGCCACCCCGGCCGACCTGGTGGTCGACTACCACTTCGGCTCCGTCCACCACCTCTCCACGTGGTACCGCCCGGGCGGCCCACTGGGCCCCCAGCAGGTCGCCGACCACCTGGCCGACCTGCTGCTCCGCGCGCTGCGGCCCTGA
- a CDS encoding class I adenylate-forming enzyme family protein, whose protein sequence is MTAAPSRYAAKPWLAQLTEAQRAPLTPPDTLLHALRGHVAAHPDRAALAYFDGRLTYRELDELSDSVAGHLAARGLERGDRVAILLQNSPHFVLALLGAWKAGATVVPVNPMYKSGEVTHVLHDAEVTALICADRAWETYLRETAAGSSVRIVLTACELDFQTRNDPRVLTFERLPQASDADDLTAVARQGSKAPEGRALTPADIALISYTSGTSGTPKGATNTHGNIMFNAERQRTGLELPDAPVYFAMAPLFHITGMVCQLVACLDSAGTLVLAYRFEAGVVLDAFAEHRPVYTVGPSTAFMALAAHPAVTRDHFSSFRTISSGGAPLPPALVEKFRAGFGPYIHNGYGLTECTAPCASVPPHREAPVDPVSGTLAVGVPGPDTVVRILDDAGEEVPFGEQGEIVVRGPQVVPGYWRRPDATAETFPGGELRTGDIGFMDEAGWLYVVDRKKDMINASGFKVWPREVEDVLYTHPAVREAAVVGVPDGYRGETVRAYISLRPGTEAAPEALAAYCRERLAAYKYPRQVEILPELPKTASGKILRRELRSRTGGGTVGPSQA, encoded by the coding sequence GTGACCGCCGCACCCTCCCGCTACGCCGCCAAGCCCTGGCTCGCCCAGCTCACCGAGGCCCAGCGCGCCCCGCTCACCCCGCCGGACACCCTGCTCCACGCCCTGCGGGGACACGTCGCCGCCCACCCGGACCGCGCCGCCCTCGCCTACTTCGACGGCCGGCTCACCTACCGCGAACTGGACGAACTGAGCGACTCCGTCGCCGGGCACCTCGCCGCCCGCGGCCTGGAACGCGGCGACCGCGTGGCGATCCTGCTGCAGAACTCCCCGCACTTCGTGCTCGCCCTGCTGGGCGCCTGGAAGGCGGGCGCGACCGTCGTCCCCGTCAACCCGATGTACAAGTCGGGCGAGGTCACCCACGTCCTGCACGACGCCGAGGTCACCGCGCTGATCTGCGCCGACCGCGCCTGGGAGACGTATCTGCGCGAGACGGCGGCCGGCTCCTCCGTACGGATCGTGCTCACCGCCTGCGAGCTGGACTTCCAGACCCGGAACGACCCCCGCGTACTCACCTTCGAACGGCTCCCGCAGGCGTCCGACGCCGACGACCTCACCGCCGTCGCCCGGCAGGGCAGCAAGGCCCCCGAGGGCCGCGCCCTCACCCCCGCCGACATCGCCCTGATCAGCTACACCTCCGGCACCAGCGGCACCCCCAAGGGCGCCACCAACACGCACGGCAACATCATGTTCAACGCCGAGCGGCAGCGCACCGGACTCGAACTGCCCGACGCCCCCGTCTACTTCGCGATGGCGCCGCTGTTCCACATCACCGGCATGGTCTGCCAGCTCGTCGCCTGCCTGGACAGCGCCGGCACGCTCGTGCTCGCCTACCGCTTCGAGGCCGGGGTCGTGCTCGACGCGTTCGCCGAGCACCGGCCCGTCTACACCGTCGGCCCCTCCACCGCGTTCATGGCGCTCGCCGCCCACCCCGCCGTCACCCGGGACCACTTCTCCTCCTTCCGCACGATCTCCTCCGGCGGCGCCCCGCTGCCGCCCGCCCTGGTGGAGAAGTTCCGGGCCGGCTTCGGGCCGTACATCCACAACGGCTACGGCCTCACCGAGTGCACCGCCCCCTGCGCCTCCGTGCCCCCGCACCGCGAGGCCCCCGTCGACCCCGTCTCCGGAACGCTCGCGGTGGGCGTGCCCGGCCCCGACACCGTCGTCCGCATCCTCGACGACGCGGGCGAGGAGGTTCCCTTCGGCGAACAGGGCGAGATCGTCGTACGGGGCCCGCAGGTCGTCCCCGGCTACTGGCGCCGCCCCGACGCCACCGCCGAGACCTTCCCCGGCGGCGAACTGCGCACCGGCGACATCGGCTTCATGGACGAGGCCGGCTGGCTCTACGTCGTCGACCGCAAGAAGGACATGATCAACGCCTCCGGCTTCAAGGTCTGGCCGCGCGAGGTCGAGGACGTCCTCTACACCCACCCGGCGGTGCGCGAGGCCGCCGTCGTCGGGGTGCCGGACGGGTACCGCGGGGAGACCGTACGGGCATACATCAGCCTCCGCCCGGGCACGGAAGCGGCTCCGGAGGCCCTGGCCGCGTACTGCCGGGAGAGACTGGCCGCCTACAAGTACCCGCGCCAGGTGGAGATCCTGCCCGAGCTGCCCAAGACGGCGAGTGGGAAGATCCTCCGTCGGGAACTGCGTTCCCGTACCGGCGGGGGAACCGTTGGACCTTCGCAGGCGTGA